The Acanthochromis polyacanthus isolate Apoly-LR-REF ecotype Palm Island chromosome 17, KAUST_Apoly_ChrSc, whole genome shotgun sequence genome has a window encoding:
- the LOC110970286 gene encoding LOW QUALITY PROTEIN: V-set and immunoglobulin domain-containing protein 1-like (The sequence of the model RefSeq protein was modified relative to this genomic sequence to represent the inferred CDS: inserted 1 base in 1 codon) — translation MCFVQHLLVLVSLIGCAELITVTTSQXYVNVTSGQSALLQCSFVSTEATTTGLSIQWDFVSSSAVTPQQIYYYQSGKVVIANSYNGRIKGPSDPGTTKNASIIISNMQSSDAGIYTCEVHNFPDVQGKSQVVITVNVLERPSVPYCAVHGDVGTGHLVTLTCHSEHGSPKPTYTWTRLDQTKTRRPVLGRTTTTGVLEIKNMSQFEFGEYQCNATNAAGFSTCMIELSPDTGDGVVAAAVIGALLGCVLIALAVWFSVRAVKKHKYKAVKAGEVNEMKRSHPQAQEAADSVPMATTAGGHHAEGNEAHA, via the exons ATGTGCTTCGTGCAGCATTTGTTGGTGCTTGTGAGCCTCATAG GATGTGCTGAACTGATCACAGTCACGACTTCGC AATATGTCAATGTTACAAGTGGTCAAAGTGCTCTGCTCCAGTGTTCATTTGTCTCCACTGAGGCGACGACCACCGGCCTCTCCATCCAGTGGGATTTCGTTTCTTCGTCCGCTGTGACTCCTCAGCAG ATCTATTACTATCAATCAGGAAAGGTTGTCATTGCAAATTCTTACAATGGCAGGATTAAGGGTCCGTCTGATCCTGGAACCACTAAGAATGCCTCAATAATAATCAGTAACATGCAGTCATCAGATGCTGGAATCTACACCTGCGAGGTTCACAACTTCCCCGATGTGCAAGGAAAGTCTCAGGTTGTTATCACGGTGAATGTCCTCG AGAGGCCCTCTGTTCCTTACTGCGCCGTCCACGGTGATGTAGGAACAGGTCATCTGGTCACTCTGACCTGCCACAGTGAGCATGGGAGCCCGAAACCAACCTACACCTGGACCAGACTGGACCAGACCAAGACAAGGAGGCCTGTACTGGGGAGAA CGACCACAACTGGAGTGCTGGAAATCAAAAACATGTCCCAGTTCGAGTTTGGAGAGTACCAGTGTAATGCTACTAATGCAGCGGGGTTTTCTACCTGCATGATCGAGCTCAGTCCTG ACACGGGAGATGGAGTGGTTGCTGCTGCAGTGATCGGAGCTCTGCTCGGCTGTGTGCTCATCGCCCTGGCTGTGTGGTTCAGTGTTCGGGCAGTGaagaaacacaaatacaaagcTGTGAAAGCAGGAGAGGTCAACGAGATGAA GAGGAGCCATCCTCAGGCCCAGGAGGCAGCAGACAGTGTTCCCATGGCAACCACAGCCGGTGGCCACCATGCTGAGGGAAATGAGGCACATGCTTAA